In Labrus mixtus chromosome 22, fLabMix1.1, whole genome shotgun sequence, the genomic window TGAACTCAGGAATGCTACTGATGTCCTGATACTTTTTTGTATATAATACAGTAGTTCCTTCAATGCAAGCTACCTGATGTTGAAGTGTTTAAtactttaaagtctgcagtaCTTTATGTGTCTGCTACACAGTTGTAACGGAGAGGAAGGCGTTATGTACTTTGGAGCCCTCTGGGACTCTCGCACCATGGCTCATTAGCTCCTGGATGGTCATCCAGTTGTCGAGGATCTTCTTGTTTCgtttcttcatcatcttcttgTGACTGAGCTCCAAGATATTAATCTCCTTCCTGCCTTCAGCTCCACTGGCCGGCCCCTCCTTTAGACACTCTAGACGGCTCTTTTGCATGaactccctcctcttcctttgcTCCCTGGCCCTTGCCAGGtgctgtttcctctcctctttgctcCAGTATCGGCCCATCTTCATCTCACTCATTGCATCGTCATCTGTAGTCATgcctccgctcctctcctcccgGATCCTTAGTGCCCGTTCCCTCAGGATGCGGTCACGAGCAGGCCTTCGGGCCACGTAGCGTGTGCCGTCAGCACGTACTTTGACTTTCCATTCCAGACGGGGTTCCCCAGGGCGCCCTCCTCGGTGCACTGGATCTCTGCAGAGGCTTAGCAGACTCACCTGGCTCTGGGAATACTCCAGGGATGAGTGCTGTTGTAGCAGCTGGACGTAGCTCTGCAAAATGGAGAACATTGTTAGAATTAAATTTTCTTTCAATGTTATGGTTCACACATCTCTTCTAAATTACACCTACCTGAAGTTGCCTGGATCCTCCCTGGCCAGGATAGGGGGTTGTCTGGTACGTAGAACCATAGGGAAGCCCCCTCCTGGAATCTCTTGCTCTACCTCTCTTCTCACATCTCTCATCGTCTGCTGGCAGGGCAGGGTCTGACTCGGATCGGGAAGGGTTGCTCTGGTCTGGGCTACTTGAGATCACAGGCCCTGGGTCTGCCGGTCTGACAGCCTTAGGTGTACCTTGAGGCTTTGGGATAGGAATGGGGCTGGACGGTGTGGAAGAAGCCAGTCTGAGGTTTTTCTGGTTGGTAATGCTGATGTGTCTCTGTAGAGAATGATCAGGAGATCTCTCCATACCAAGTGGTGTCGACCGTGCACTTTCCGCAGTGTTGTAGGCACTGGAGCTGTCCTTCTCTCTAATCTTATCACTGTCCAATCTCTCTGGGTATTCATGGATGTCGGCCAACCTGCCGTGTCGCTTGTGTCCATCTTTTGGGCTCCTTCCTGGTGAGGAAGGAGACTGTGATGGATCCACCTGGTGGGTCTGGCGGAGCTGATGTGCCTGCATGATGCTCTGGCACTCAAGCTCAATGCTACGCAGTTCTTCATTTAGCATCCTCAACTCCTGCTCCACTCCTGTAcctccatcttcatcatccaCATCATCTGCATCCCCTCCCGCTTGCTCAGTGAGACTACACTCTATACTGTGTCGGATGGAGTACACCCCACACTCTCCTCCATTACGGATTTGACATTTGAGCTCAAGGAGTTGCTCAAAGCGATTCTCTAACCCTAGAATTCCTCCTCCGCCATTGCGAATACTGATTACCCCTTCATGGCCTTTTGACGGGTTCCTTGGACCCTGAGCGTCCGGCGGCACTACAGTCCCTCGTCTTGTGTGTGGATGCTCTGCCCGCCATCGTTCCCTAAGGCAGTGTGCTGGGGTCCTCCTGTGAATTCTAGCTAGAAGAGGTTGGTGCTCTGGACTGTCTGTACTGCGTCCAAAGCCACTGTCTTTGTCTTGATTGTTGGAGGAATAGGTTGCTGTGTCTGTTGTCTCTTCTTCAATCTGATTTGATgaagaaagatttaaaaaaaaatgttttaatgtaatttacCTGCAAAGCTTCCAAGGAGAGGAGAGTTTGACACACAGTACGTTACAGAAGGAACAAGTATCAGCCAAGTAGCATGTTATATTGTAACCCTATTGGATGATTCAGCACCAGACAATTGATATAAAGTGACATTTGTTCCTAATACAAAGAGTTTTGCAGTCAGGAATGAGGCCGGTGACTGATGGATATAAAACGTCTGACATATAACCAGGTGTTTCGATTGGTCATGCTTCGTTGATGAAATAATGATACAAGTATAGGTATCTGCCTCAAAAACTGTCCAAAATGCGGTATCAGTGTTGGCAAGTATGGTAGGCAATGCACTGTTCAGATACAATAATTGATAATCCCCCACTCCCCAAAAAAGCATCAACTAGTTACAGGTAAAAAATAATATGAATGTAACAAACAACAA contains:
- the pdzrn4 gene encoding PDZ domain-containing RING finger protein 4; this encodes MGCNLCTLQKREEHYKLLYEIAQVNARDFSKVDHGEAVVEAIRRDPIVVQVLRRTPTRATASVAHNHSGMPEDVCVVDVCTQTDITFEHIMALAKLRPATPPVPDICPFLLSDSCHSIHTMEHEYYECPEYLSNTPAEVERTEEYEYEEVELCRKNSQEKLGLTLCYRTDDEEDTGIYVSQVEPNSIAARDGRIKEGDRILQINGCEVQDREKAVALLSSEEVRSIILLVTRPEIQLEEEVWLDDEQQQLVEELKMEILEERRKQKEHNFDRGDEIEEETTDTATYSSNNQDKDSGFGRSTDSPEHQPLLARIHRRTPAHCLRERWRAEHPHTRRGTVVPPDAQGPRNPSKGHEGVISIRNGGGGILGLENRFEQLLELKCQIRNGGECGVYSIRHSIECSLTEQAGGDADDVDDEDGGTGVEQELRMLNEELRSIELECQSIMQAHQLRQTHQVDPSQSPSSPGRSPKDGHKRHGRLADIHEYPERLDSDKIREKDSSSAYNTAESARSTPLGMERSPDHSLQRHISITNQKNLRLASSTPSSPIPIPKPQGTPKAVRPADPGPVISSSPDQSNPSRSESDPALPADDERCEKRGRARDSRRGLPYGSTYQTTPYPGQGGSRQLQSYVQLLQQHSSLEYSQSQVSLLSLCRDPVHRGGRPGEPRLEWKVKVRADGTRYVARRPARDRILRERALRIREERSGGMTTDDDAMSEMKMGRYWSKEERKQHLARAREQRKRREFMQKSRLECLKEGPASGAEGRKEINILELSHKKMMKKRNKKILDNWMTIQELMSHGARVPEGSKVHNAFLSVTTV